The nucleotide sequence ACCGCACCGGGCGTGGCAACCTGCTTGCTCACGCATCTTCCTGCGCCAGGTAGGCAGTCAGTTCCGGAGGCGTCGGCCACTCCAACTGCACGTGCTGCTCGCGGAGCGCACTGCGGAGGCTGTCGGGCGGCACCTGGTCCAGGCTCACTCCGAGGCGGTCGGCAAGGGCTGCAGCGGTGCCTGCGGCTTGGCCGAGCTCCATCATGGTACGAGTCAGCCGGCAACTGGAGGCGGCCAGGGCACTGAAACCGGCTGCCCGGCAGGCGACGAGAAGGTTGCACATTCCACGCGGGATCAGGCACCGGTAGGGTATGCCGTAGGGCTGCCTTACCTCGCCGAGTGCTGCTCCCTGCCCGTGACGGTCCATGGCGTGGTCGGCGATCGCGATGACGTCCGTGTGGCTCTGTCCGCTCAGGCCGGCCATGAGGTCAAGCTGCGTGAGGACATACTCGGTGACCACTCGTTGGGACTCTCGCACGCCCAGCGCCGGGGCAATCCAGGAGAGACGGTAGCTGCGGAACTCGGGCCAGTTGGTCTGCACGAAATGCCAGTGACACAGCACCCGGCGTCGAGCCTCCGCATAGGCGGCTGCAGGCCCCAGGTCGAGGTACTCGCGCCCCTCCAGAGTCGGCAGCATGTTCATCATGTAGTCACCGCTCGGGAGACGGGCTGCACTCACCGAGGGGAGAGAAGGTCGCCACCAGCACTTTTGGGGCACTTCTGGTGGAAGCGATTCCACTAGCGAGGTGACAGCAGGTGTCACCCTGTAAACCAAAGTAACGCCGTTGATGCGGTCGGTAGACTGCTCGGGAGCGCCGGGTTCGCCGAAGCGCGAACGCGGCTCCTGGCCGCCCATCATCTCGCACCCGGCGGCGGCGCAGACCACGGCATCGCCGGTCGCATCGATGAAGGACCGGGCCCTAATAACGGAACCATCAGCAAGACGGACCGATCGGAGCGAGTCCGCGTCACAGTCCACTCCCACGCAGGGGGCGCTGGTGAGGAGGGTGCACTGGCCGGTCTGTGCAAGCAACTCATGGACGGCCCGCAGGTACTGGTCGGGGTCGGTGATAACACCGTGCCAGACCGCGCGACAGTAGGCCTCGTTGGCTACCTGTCCGGGAGGCACATGGCGCTGGAGGGTGTCGCGGTAGTGCAGAGCGGGATCGGGCACCAGCTCGCCACCGGGAAAGGGTACCTTGCCCTTCTCCGTGGGCCAGGACTGATGCCTGCCGAAGCTGTAGATGCCAACGCCGCCGGGAAGACGCTTGAGGCGCTTGTACAGATCGAAGGGGATGCCGGTCGTGCCGGCGCCCATCTCCCACACGTTGATCCCGGCACGGACCATCGTGCCACCGATGACGTCGGCCGCCTCGATGAGCAGCACCGAGAGGCCAAGGCGCGAGGCGGCCAGCGCAGCGGCAATCCCGCCACTGCCGGCGCCGATCACGGCCAAGTCGTACTGACCGTCACTAGACGTGCGCACAGATCACCTGGGCAAAGGGCATTGTGGGCCAATTCCCTCTTGTCGCCCGCGCACCTTCTTTCGGCAGTTCGGAGGAGGCTGAGAGAGCCCGGGAGAAGGTAGTCTTGCAGGGCTGGAGGTAGCCTCTTTGGGGGTACGACAGGCCCTGTGCAGCACAGACATCGTGAAGGAGTTGCTCCCTATCATGGGTTCGCTGGCCGACCTGGCACGACAGTTTGCCGAACCGCCGCTTGACTACTCACCCATCCCCTTCTGGTTCCTGAACGGAGACCTGGAACCCTCGGAGCTGCGCCGCCAACTGCGGCTCATGCGGTCCATCGGCATCGGCACGGTGGTGCTTCATGCCCGCGCCGGGAGAGCTGTGGAGTACCTGTCGCAGGAGTGGTTCGACGCCATCCGGGTGTGCGTCGACCAGTGCTCCGAACTGCAGATGAAGACCTGGCTGTATGACGAGGACAACTGGCCGTCGGGCTATGCAGGTGGTGAAGTGCTCAAGCGCTACCCGGAGGGGCAGGCCAAGTGTCTGGCAAGGGTTGGCTCCGAGCCCTGCGAGGGTGTTCACGTCGCCACCGTCGGCGGTCAGAGCTTCGTGCGACAACTGACTCCGTGGCATCCGGCCTATAGCGAGGGTTGGTATACGGACCTGATGGACCTCAAGGCCACGCAGACCTTCCTGGAGACGACCCACGAGCGCTATGCCGAGGCCCTCGGCGACCACCTGGGCACGACGGTAACGGCGGTCTTCACCGATGAGCCGGGCTTCTACAACCACTTCCACAACTGCGCGCCGGGGACGGTCCCCTGGACCGACGACCTGCCCGCGGAGTTTGAGCGGCGTGTAGGCTACAGCCTCCTGGACTACCTGCCGGCGCTGTTCGAGGATTGCGGCGGGAGTGAGCTTGTCCGCGTCGACTTCTACCGTGTGGTCAGCCAGCTCATCTGCGAGCGGTACTACGGGCCTCTGCGCGAGTGGTGCCGGGCACACGGCCTGAAGTCAGTGGGCCATGTGAACAACGAGGAGTACCTGGTCGACCACGTGCGGTACAACGCCGACTTCTTCAGCGCCATGGACGGGCTGGAGGTGCCGGGGATCGACATCATCGGTCCTGCAGGCGGATGGCATCGCATGCCCGACAGCTTCCTTCCCAAGCTCGCGGCCTCAGCGGCCCACACTCGCGGCAAGACCCAGGTGATCAGCGAGACCTACGGGGCCTCGGGCTGGGGCCTGTCCCCGGAGGAGATGCGACGACTGGCCGACTGGCAGAGCGTTCGAGGCGTCACGCGGCTGGTGCCCCATGCGTTCTACTATTCGGTCGAGGGGTTCCGCTACAACGAGTGCCCGCCCTCACTGTTCTTCCAGGGCCCGCATTGGCCCTACATCCCTGCCCTGATGCGCTATCTGACGCGCTGGACGTGGCTGCTGGAGAACACGCAACCGGTGGGCGAGGTCGCCGTGTACTACCCAATTGACTCGGTGCGGGCCGTTACCACCCCTGAGGTGCCGCCCTCGCTGGGCAACGGTCTGGCAGAGGAGGAGGCAGGCGAGGCCGGCAAGCTGGGGCTGGCCTTCCGCGAGCTGACGGACTCGCTGTTCCGGGCCAAGGTCGACTTCGAGGTGGTTGACGACACCGCACTGGCGGCTGCCGAGCTCAGGGACGGAGGTCTCGTTCTTGCAGGCCGCCACTTCCGCTGCCTCGTCTTGCCCCGGGGCGAGCTGAGCGACGCCGTGGAGGGATTCGTCACACAGGCTATACAGGCAGGAGTAACGGTCCTCGAGGGGGCTCCCGAAGCGGTCGTCGCTGATGCCTCGTGGTGGGCCTGCCTGACCCTGGACCCGCCCTCTACGCAGGTGACGGCGACCCGCAGGGCGACGGAGACCGGCGACCTGTTCCTGATCGTCAATGAGGGCGAGGACAACTACGAAGGCACGGTACTGCTGCCGGTGAAGGGCGAAGTGACGCAGTGGGATCTGGGTGCCGGCCAAGTGGACCCGTGGCAAGCCGAGGCGACTGAGGGCGGCACGCTGATCCGGCTGTTCCTGCTCGCCGGAAGTGCCGTGTGCTTCGGTGTGCAGTGGGTCTGAGGCGTCCTCAGGGCAGTCAGATAGCAGCGAAGGCAGCCCCGGGAAAGGGGCTGCCTTCGGTTTGGGTTCTCTGCTCAGCGGGGCATGGAGCATGAGTGGAAGTCGCTAGTCACGGTGACCAAGGGGACTGTGGTTGCCATCCCGCTCCTGGGGGCCTGGCTGCCCCTCAGCGCCCTCGTGGCGATCCTTGTTCTGTCCGTGGCCCTGCTGCAGGCCCTGGCCGGCAACCCGGTACTGGCTCAGCCCACCACGAACCGTGTCCATCTGCTGCTGGAGGTCGAGCAACTCGGCCCTCTTGATCTCGATGGCCTTAGCGTTCGGCCTCTCCGCATCCTGCAGCGTCCACAGCTCCCAGGTCTTCTGGTGGTAGCGGAGCATGAGCGCACCAAGCCTGTTCCACAGCGTCCTGGACTCAGAGGTGACCCTGATCCGGATCCCCTCGTTCAGGTTGTAGAAGCCATAGCCACGACCGGCCGTCTCGGTGCCGGTCGAGTGGTTGTCACGTGCACCAAAGACCGGCTTGCCGGTCGGGCCATTTGCCTTCCCCGGTTCGGCACAGACGCTTACGGCGGTCACCGCGAGTGCCAGGAGGGCCATGCTGATCCAGACCAATCGTCGCGTTCTCATCGAGCGTTCCTTCCGCCAGGGGTACGCCCCTGGGCAAAACATGAAAGTATGTACTACCGTCTTGTTAGGTCATGGTACCCCGTGCGGGGTTCCCGAAAGCGGGCC is from Armatimonadia bacterium and encodes:
- a CDS encoding FAD-dependent oxidoreductase, with the protein product MRTSSDGQYDLAVIGAGSGGIAAALAASRLGLSVLLIEAADVIGGTMVRAGINVWEMGAGTTGIPFDLYKRLKRLPGGVGIYSFGRHQSWPTEKGKVPFPGGELVPDPALHYRDTLQRHVPPGQVANEAYCRAVWHGVITDPDQYLRAVHELLAQTGQCTLLTSAPCVGVDCDADSLRSVRLADGSVIRARSFIDATGDAVVCAAAGCEMMGGQEPRSRFGEPGAPEQSTDRINGVTLVYRVTPAVTSLVESLPPEVPQKCWWRPSLPSVSAARLPSGDYMMNMLPTLEGREYLDLGPAAAYAEARRRVLCHWHFVQTNWPEFRSYRLSWIAPALGVRESQRVVTEYVLTQLDLMAGLSGQSHTDVIAIADHAMDRHGQGAALGEVRQPYGIPYRCLIPRGMCNLLVACRAAGFSALAASSCRLTRTMMELGQAAGTAAALADRLGVSLDQVPPDSLRSALREQHVQLEWPTPPELTAYLAQEDA
- a CDS encoding glycosyl hydrolase, which gives rise to MGVRQALCSTDIVKELLPIMGSLADLARQFAEPPLDYSPIPFWFLNGDLEPSELRRQLRLMRSIGIGTVVLHARAGRAVEYLSQEWFDAIRVCVDQCSELQMKTWLYDEDNWPSGYAGGEVLKRYPEGQAKCLARVGSEPCEGVHVATVGGQSFVRQLTPWHPAYSEGWYTDLMDLKATQTFLETTHERYAEALGDHLGTTVTAVFTDEPGFYNHFHNCAPGTVPWTDDLPAEFERRVGYSLLDYLPALFEDCGGSELVRVDFYRVVSQLICERYYGPLREWCRAHGLKSVGHVNNEEYLVDHVRYNADFFSAMDGLEVPGIDIIGPAGGWHRMPDSFLPKLAASAAHTRGKTQVISETYGASGWGLSPEEMRRLADWQSVRGVTRLVPHAFYYSVEGFRYNECPPSLFFQGPHWPYIPALMRYLTRWTWLLENTQPVGEVAVYYPIDSVRAVTTPEVPPSLGNGLAEEEAGEAGKLGLAFRELTDSLFRAKVDFEVVDDTALAAAELRDGGLVLAGRHFRCLVLPRGELSDAVEGFVTQAIQAGVTVLEGAPEAVVADASWWACLTLDPPSTQVTATRRATETGDLFLIVNEGEDNYEGTVLLPVKGEVTQWDLGAGQVDPWQAEATEGGTLIRLFLLAGSAVCFGVQWV